Proteins from a genomic interval of Zingiber officinale cultivar Zhangliang chromosome 2A, Zo_v1.1, whole genome shotgun sequence:
- the LOC122040064 gene encoding myb-related protein 306-like, with protein sequence MGRSPCCDKEGMKKGPWTPEEDLLLVSYIQGHGPGNWKAVPINTGLMRCSKSCRLRWTNYLRPGIKRGSFTEQEEKLIIHLQALLGNRWAAIATYLPERTDNDIKNYRNTHLKKKLQRKIPKGHQLGEEATSVSGGHDACLSMDCQPPIPKGQWERRLQADIHLAKQALRDAISLSNTHPYASSTENIARLLQEWMKPPPSTKRTDPANSAVDCSTSTAAAAAASSSLLLPETRASGASEIKASVGKIQTPLSILETWLLNESMEQGDTPPMDPTLDDNAALFQFNSVKD encoded by the exons ATGGGGAGGTCACCTTGCTGTGACAAGGAAGGCATGAAGAAGGGTCCTTGGACGCCAGAAGAAGACCTCCTGCTCGTCTCCTACATCCAGGGTCATGGTCCTGGAAACTGGAAGGCTGTCCCCATCAATACTG GTCTAATGAGATGCAGCAAGAGTTGCAGACTGAGATGGACGAATTACCTGAGGCCAGGGATCAAGCGTGGCAGCTTCACAGAGCAGGAGGAGAAACTCATCATACATCTGCAAGCTCTTCTCGGTAACAGATGGGCAGCCATAGCTACCTATCTTCCGGAGAGGACCGACAACGACATCAAGAACTACCGGAACACGCATCTGAAGAAGAAGCTGCAGAGAAAGATACCAAAAGGCCACCAATTAGGGGAAGAGGCTACGAGTGTATCAGGCGGACACGATGCGTGCCTCTCCATGGATTGCCAGCCGCCCATTCCAAAAGGGCAGTGGGAGAGGCGGCTGCAAGCGGACATCCACCTGGCCAAGCAGGCCCTGCGCGATGCCATCTCGTTGAGCAACACGCATCCGTACGCATCCAGCACGGAGAACATCGCTCGACTGCTCCAGGAATGGATGAAGCCTCCTCCGTCTACCAAGAGGACTGATCCGGCCAACTCCGCCGTCGACTGCTCTACCTctactgctgctgctgctgctgcttctaGCTCATTGCTCTTGCCTGAAACTCGTGCCTCGGGTGCGTCGGAGATCAAGGCAAGTGTGGGAAAAATTCAGACGCCGCTATCGATTCTCGAGACTTGGCTGCTGAACGAAAGCATGGAACAGGGAGACACGCCCCCAATGGACCCGACTTTAGATGACAACGCAGCCCTGTTTCAGTTTAACTCAGTGAAGGATTAG